In a single window of the Prosthecobacter sp. SYSU 5D2 genome:
- a CDS encoding sulfite exporter TauE/SafE family protein encodes MIPDWLQQHTLFTGDLRILILASIAALCIGLSKSGLSGTATLNVVLMAQAFGAKASVGLVLPLLIVADFMGYFINRHGGSWRRIIPMAPPAILGVIAGYFLLGEIDNGTARMVIGWLIISLLGFKLLLDASQGALQVLTSHRLFAWAMGLCAGVTTMLANAAGPVMTVYLLSQRLEKKEHLGVFSRFFLFINLFKVPFSANLGIIHPQSLMTNLVLLPAVVLGILLGWQILKRIPQKPFEWTLFVMTLVAAVWLIIG; translated from the coding sequence TTGATTCCCGACTGGCTCCAGCAGCATACCCTCTTCACTGGGGATCTCCGCATCCTCATTCTGGCCAGCATCGCCGCGCTGTGCATCGGCCTGTCCAAAAGCGGTCTCTCTGGCACCGCCACCCTGAATGTCGTACTGATGGCCCAGGCCTTTGGGGCCAAGGCCTCCGTCGGCCTCGTGCTGCCTTTGCTTATCGTCGCCGATTTCATGGGCTATTTTATCAACCGGCATGGCGGGAGCTGGCGGCGCATCATCCCCATGGCACCGCCGGCCATTTTGGGCGTCATTGCCGGGTATTTCCTCCTGGGGGAAATTGATAACGGCACCGCCAGGATGGTCATCGGCTGGCTCATCATCAGCCTTCTCGGTTTCAAGCTCCTCCTGGATGCCAGCCAGGGTGCTCTGCAAGTGCTCACCAGCCACCGCCTATTTGCCTGGGCCATGGGGCTCTGCGCAGGCGTCACCACCATGCTGGCCAATGCTGCAGGTCCGGTGATGACCGTTTACCTGCTCTCCCAGCGCCTGGAGAAAAAGGAGCACCTGGGTGTCTTCAGCCGCTTCTTTCTCTTCATCAATCTCTTCAAAGTCCCCTTTTCGGCCAACCTGGGGATCATTCACCCCCAGTCATTGATGACCAATCTCGTCCTCCTGCCCGCCGTGGTGCTGGGCATCCTCCTAGGCTGGCAGATCCTCAAGCGCATCCCGCAAAAACCCTTTGAGTGGACTCTCTTTGTGATGACGCTCGTGGCCGCCGTCTGGCTTATTATCGGTTGA
- a CDS encoding sulfatase, with the protein MKFSLLTSLLLCTTSFAAEKMNVLFIAADDLRNDLGCYGDTVVKTPHLDRLAKRGLVFDRAYCQQAVCNPSRASLLTGRRLDNLRIWDLPTHFREHAPDAVTLPQHFKNNGYFTQNVGKMFHNWIHEVQGDPASWSVPAVMHFASHGTDKAQVEGELPPNLAQDPKCECRDVPDEAYFDGRVASLAVKAIGELKAKKDPFFLAVGFWKPHSPFNAPKRYWDMYQREDVPMPKNPDWPVDAPRIAWHNGREIRSDKQRELTPEAIREIRHGYLANISYMDAQIGRVLEELDRQGLTDKTLIVFWSDHGYHLGEHTLWAKTSNFELDARVPLIIAQPGGKTAGQKTPALAELMDLYPTLSELCGLPSPAGVDGVSLAPVLADATATVRPAALSQHPRPAYYKGAPEAMGYSIRSATHRYTEWRDWKTGKTLATELYDHQTDPDETRNVSLDQDSEAVVKEHAKLLQTMNPIVQPGWKPVLE; encoded by the coding sequence ATGAAATTCTCCCTCCTGACCAGCCTCCTCCTCTGCACAACGTCCTTCGCCGCAGAAAAGATGAATGTCCTGTTCATCGCCGCTGACGATCTGCGCAATGACCTGGGCTGCTATGGCGATACCGTGGTGAAGACTCCTCACCTGGACCGGCTGGCGAAGCGCGGTCTGGTCTTTGACCGCGCCTACTGCCAGCAGGCAGTGTGCAATCCCTCACGTGCCTCCTTGCTGACCGGCAGGAGGCTGGACAACCTGCGCATCTGGGACCTGCCCACGCATTTCCGTGAGCATGCTCCCGATGCGGTGACGCTGCCGCAGCACTTCAAAAACAACGGCTACTTCACCCAGAACGTGGGCAAGATGTTTCACAACTGGATCCACGAAGTCCAAGGAGATCCCGCCTCCTGGAGCGTGCCGGCGGTGATGCACTTTGCCTCACACGGAACGGACAAGGCGCAAGTAGAAGGCGAACTGCCGCCAAACCTGGCCCAGGACCCAAAATGTGAATGCCGGGACGTGCCGGATGAAGCCTACTTTGACGGACGGGTGGCCTCACTGGCAGTGAAGGCGATTGGCGAACTGAAAGCCAAAAAGGACCCCTTCTTTCTGGCGGTCGGCTTTTGGAAACCGCACTCCCCTTTCAATGCGCCGAAGCGCTACTGGGACATGTATCAACGCGAAGATGTGCCGATGCCCAAGAACCCGGACTGGCCGGTGGATGCGCCCCGCATCGCCTGGCATAACGGGCGCGAGATCCGCAGTGACAAGCAGCGCGAGCTGACCCCGGAAGCCATCCGCGAAATCCGCCACGGTTACCTGGCCAACATCAGCTACATGGATGCGCAGATCGGTCGCGTGCTGGAGGAGCTGGACCGCCAGGGATTGACGGACAAAACGCTCATCGTCTTCTGGTCCGACCACGGTTACCACCTGGGGGAGCACACCCTGTGGGCCAAGACCTCCAACTTTGAACTGGATGCCCGGGTTCCGCTCATCATCGCCCAGCCAGGCGGGAAAACGGCCGGGCAAAAGACCCCGGCACTGGCCGAGCTGATGGATCTTTACCCCACGCTGTCCGAGCTCTGTGGCCTCCCCTCCCCGGCGGGCGTGGACGGCGTGAGCCTGGCCCCGGTGCTGGCGGATGCCACTGCGACTGTGCGGCCTGCCGCGCTGTCCCAGCATCCGCGCCCGGCGTATTATAAAGGAGCCCCGGAAGCGATGGGCTACTCCATCCGCAGCGCCACGCACCGCTATACCGAATGGCGCGACTGGAAGACAGGTAAGACGCTGGCCACGGAGCTTTATGACCATCAAACAGACCCCGATGAAACCCGCAATGTCTCTCTGGACCAGGATAGTGAAGCCGTGGTCAAAGAGCATGCCAAGCTGCTGCAAACGATGAACCCCATCGTGCAGCCCGGCTGGAAACCGGTTCTGGAGTGA
- a CDS encoding M14 family zinc carboxypeptidase — protein MKQWIHDAGLSLMTMMMLLTGQAMALTVEADFEGGSVRQVQTDAASQTVRFMPGGDPARGWPCWWQFRVSGLQAGKELTLELQASDLPMPQSNGQPSGKPLSGSWAMPERAAYSVDDGRTWLQTAPGRKQEDRIVYILKTDATSLLVAWGPPYTPKQAASMVTRLGQAHAAATDTELCKSREGRNVPMLTVMEGDLAKGSRYGVWVQARQHAWESGASWVCEGFSEWLLGTSPEAEWVRQHAEIFIVPIMDVDNTATGNGGKEALPQDHNRDWTEKPNWNEVAAAQKHIKSLVAQGRMDVFMDLHNPAPRDLKAFFYAGPDDMLAEPARENWSLFLKLAQESISPVMPMLDAPKITGASYHPLWRQISRNWVQLHGNPHTVSACLETPWNTERSHVQGYKAVGAALGATLHTYLQAQPKRS, from the coding sequence ATGAAACAATGGATCCATGATGCCGGACTGAGCTTGATGACAATGATGATGCTCCTGACTGGCCAGGCGATGGCGCTGACCGTGGAGGCTGATTTTGAAGGCGGCTCGGTGAGGCAGGTGCAAACCGATGCCGCGAGCCAGACGGTGCGCTTCATGCCGGGTGGCGATCCGGCTCGCGGCTGGCCTTGCTGGTGGCAGTTTCGTGTCAGCGGGTTGCAGGCGGGTAAGGAGCTGACCTTGGAACTTCAGGCTTCTGACCTGCCCATGCCTCAGTCCAATGGGCAGCCTTCCGGAAAGCCCCTGTCCGGCAGCTGGGCCATGCCGGAACGGGCCGCCTACTCGGTGGATGATGGTCGGACTTGGCTGCAAACCGCCCCGGGTCGCAAGCAGGAAGACAGGATCGTTTACATCCTGAAGACGGATGCGACGTCGCTTCTCGTGGCCTGGGGTCCGCCTTATACGCCGAAACAGGCCGCGTCCATGGTCACCCGGCTGGGCCAGGCCCATGCGGCCGCTACCGACACCGAACTCTGCAAATCCCGTGAGGGCCGGAACGTGCCGATGCTGACGGTCATGGAAGGAGATCTGGCCAAAGGCAGCCGCTATGGTGTCTGGGTGCAGGCCCGGCAGCATGCGTGGGAATCCGGCGCAAGCTGGGTGTGTGAAGGATTCTCCGAATGGCTGCTGGGCACGAGCCCGGAGGCCGAGTGGGTCCGACAGCATGCTGAAATTTTCATCGTGCCCATCATGGATGTGGACAACACAGCCACCGGCAACGGTGGCAAGGAGGCGTTGCCGCAGGACCATAACCGTGACTGGACGGAGAAGCCGAACTGGAACGAAGTGGCGGCTGCCCAGAAGCACATCAAGAGCCTCGTCGCACAGGGGCGGATGGATGTTTTTATGGATCTCCACAATCCGGCACCTAGAGATTTGAAAGCCTTCTTTTATGCCGGACCTGATGACATGCTTGCGGAGCCGGCCAGGGAAAACTGGAGCCTCTTTTTGAAACTGGCCCAGGAGAGCATCTCCCCCGTCATGCCGATGCTGGATGCTCCCAAAATCACCGGCGCGAGTTATCATCCGCTGTGGCGGCAGATCAGCCGCAACTGGGTCCAGCTTCATGGCAATCCCCACACCGTCTCCGCCTGCCTGGAGACTCCCTGGAATACGGAACGCAGCCATGTGCAGGGGTACAAAGCGGTGGGTGCCGCTCTCGGAGCAACGCTTCACACCTATCTGCAGGCGCAGCCAAAACGGTCCTGA
- a CDS encoding sialidase family protein: MTHLHTALLACCLFIAASASAQIRPLAQDYVALWESPDPRHIYGYTPGICRLDSGRLVATHEISSAGKPVGPDGKAVHEARILTSDDGGKTWTHRANYDLSFARPFVAGKSLYILGRSKQVAIIRSDDDGVTWSERVFLNDVGIWHQSACNVHFSKGNVYLVMEKHAPRRGIQAWQIGDLAPVLMRAKADSALTDRKNWTFASELVFEDIWDAKKSHYFGIPFHPVDRKKATFLVPPKGRSIAPLGWLETNVVEFTDPDHIWHDPQGKTFHLWMRAHTGLTNYAAIAQVKENEDGSMTTSLVKSPAGNTMLYVPCPGGQMRFHILWDEKTKLYWMLGSQSTDSMVRPDRMSPDRWGTPDNERHRLVLHFSKNMMDWCFAGLVCTGATPKESRHYASMCMDGEDLCILSRSGDEKAHSAHNGNVISFHRVKKFRSLVY; this comes from the coding sequence ATGACACACCTGCACACCGCTCTGCTGGCCTGCTGCCTTTTCATCGCTGCATCAGCCTCCGCCCAGATACGCCCGCTCGCCCAAGATTATGTGGCCCTTTGGGAATCACCAGATCCCCGCCACATTTATGGTTATACTCCTGGCATCTGCCGTCTGGATTCCGGCAGGCTGGTGGCCACCCATGAAATCTCCTCCGCTGGCAAGCCCGTGGGGCCGGATGGCAAGGCTGTGCATGAAGCCCGCATCCTGACCAGCGATGACGGTGGCAAAACCTGGACGCACCGTGCCAATTACGACCTGAGCTTTGCCCGTCCCTTTGTGGCTGGCAAGTCCCTCTACATCCTGGGCCGCAGCAAGCAGGTGGCTATCATCCGCTCAGACGATGACGGCGTCACCTGGAGTGAGCGGGTCTTTCTCAATGACGTTGGCATCTGGCACCAGTCCGCCTGCAACGTGCATTTCTCCAAAGGCAATGTCTATCTCGTCATGGAAAAGCACGCCCCTCGGCGCGGCATCCAGGCCTGGCAGATCGGCGACCTGGCCCCGGTGCTCATGCGCGCCAAGGCGGATTCCGCCCTCACCGACCGGAAGAACTGGACCTTTGCCAGCGAGCTGGTTTTTGAAGACATCTGGGATGCGAAAAAGAGCCACTACTTCGGCATTCCTTTTCATCCGGTGGACCGCAAGAAGGCCACCTTCCTGGTGCCGCCGAAGGGACGCAGCATTGCCCCGCTCGGCTGGCTGGAGACAAACGTCGTGGAATTCACCGATCCCGATCACATCTGGCATGATCCGCAGGGCAAGACCTTCCACCTTTGGATGCGCGCCCACACCGGACTAACCAATTATGCCGCCATCGCCCAGGTGAAGGAAAACGAGGACGGAAGCATGACCACCTCCCTGGTCAAGTCACCCGCTGGTAACACCATGCTCTATGTCCCCTGCCCCGGTGGCCAGATGCGTTTCCACATCCTGTGGGATGAAAAGACCAAGCTCTATTGGATGCTCGGTTCCCAGTCCACCGACTCCATGGTCCGCCCGGACCGCATGTCCCCTGACCGCTGGGGCACCCCGGACAACGAGCGCCACCGCCTGGTGCTGCACTTCTCCAAAAACATGATGGACTGGTGCTTCGCCGGGCTCGTGTGCACCGGAGCCACGCCCAAGGAATCTCGCCATTACGCCAGCATGTGCATGGATGGCGAGGACCTCTGCATCCTGAGCCGCAGCGGCGATGAAAAGGCCCACTCCGCCCACAATGGCAATGTCATCTCCTTCCACCGGGTGAAGAAGTTTCGCAGTCTTGTGTATTGA
- a CDS encoding PKD domain-containing protein, whose translation MNRTAPLLASLFLAAAAGAGLWWQGMLSDKTSALENIAANARVTPVQAQPVHPPITDANRLKEGTEALRLWLTARPGTDVPERLSQWEAEGLRLASERREQLSILMRTDAEAALRQAITWDEWERLPEGVRAVSERPVSEWVRQDSFIGCDPEKGYSQHELRITREDGSSLRAYSHGRRRMPLTRAGVPVQGFVLGEEAALEADAVKIVTGDETAAARRALPVLASAAGVSLWSGQPVTGAETEAVTVLVGGYVAQVLPDEVPLLRERLHAWENIPGETAGVERLAAWLESGDSGDFIPFMEEEFAPPEDDPWTGTPKKLLLMRVDFSDLTGARETHAALVDKLDNSISPLIEEMSYGKTRLITTVTTEVIRMPEPSTYYAEEQAAGNNPSQQIMNSAEAAARDLGYDVDDYALWCVQFKGIGLPYGGLGGIGGKRSWIQSSGFNVFVHEFGHNYGLGHASRWLPDPEDGPLGEGGTSVEYGSGSSMMGGGPYPTGHFDAQSKAFLNWLDATQWQNVTTSGRYRLWRADDPRSPLPGHLGGLRIPRPDAAGDFLWLSYKRNIPGRRRLARGVSVLWEKLDSPRRTWIIRAGRPGSFPEDDYELPVGQTFSDGSGVHITPVERGGTAPWQWVDVEVRLGAASGNQAPLAFWSRVPSGEVQPFQTLRLDVQALDPDGDALAYHWDVGDGSEVSYNGPSLIHTYETGGLYEVSVQISDMRGGSTTLTHVIDAGSASSAWTKRSSGTTAQLNAITASTTRAVAVSATGHIVHSINGTDWTAYDLKAALGTHTLDFREVLSDGSQFVAVGRERLESGGSFEGCIFHSPDGLTWTRVYWGGSILQRVAYGDGTWVVSGENSTMLTSTDGLSWSAVSFPETDHIQALAYGNGRWLAMADSSGRRTWAHTSTDLQTWTELTWAETLSNNQIVRPVRWMDGEFYLGGFAVGLRSVSADAQTLDETQLLSGMSVSDMVMVGGIRYVAGNITEDDTDRGHVHLSVTGQEWQRIPLANAQLIRGITLLNNRLITVGNAGEIWQSGFLSAPAASGWHLWKTENKSLLGAEDDPLEIPPGSSYSNLFHYAVGNAPGSSANARLPFASADPNGRLKLALPRSSIRPDIQYRVLRSTNLQTWSSTGIETLVDSPDLLEVRSSSPAFQGREFLRFEVELDP comes from the coding sequence ATGAACCGTACCGCCCCACTTCTTGCTTCGCTTTTCCTGGCCGCTGCGGCCGGCGCGGGCCTGTGGTGGCAGGGGATGCTAAGCGACAAAACGTCTGCATTAGAAAACATCGCCGCGAATGCCAGGGTGACCCCGGTTCAGGCTCAGCCCGTTCATCCTCCGATTACCGATGCAAACCGCCTAAAGGAGGGGACTGAGGCGCTGCGTCTCTGGCTGACCGCGCGACCCGGCACAGATGTACCGGAGCGTCTTTCTCAATGGGAAGCCGAAGGTCTGCGGCTGGCCTCGGAGCGCCGTGAGCAGCTCTCCATCCTCATGCGCACGGATGCCGAGGCGGCTCTCAGGCAGGCCATCACCTGGGATGAATGGGAGCGGCTGCCTGAGGGCGTCCGCGCCGTCTCCGAGCGCCCGGTCAGCGAGTGGGTGCGCCAGGATTCCTTCATCGGTTGCGATCCGGAAAAGGGCTATTCGCAGCATGAGCTGAGGATCACCCGGGAAGACGGATCCTCTCTGCGCGCTTACAGCCATGGCCGCCGGCGCATGCCGCTAACCCGGGCCGGAGTGCCGGTGCAAGGGTTTGTCCTGGGGGAAGAAGCGGCACTGGAGGCAGATGCTGTTAAAATCGTCACCGGAGACGAAACGGCCGCCGCCCGCCGCGCTCTGCCTGTGCTGGCATCGGCCGCAGGCGTCAGCCTCTGGAGCGGGCAACCCGTAACGGGTGCGGAAACCGAGGCCGTCACCGTGCTTGTCGGCGGTTATGTGGCCCAGGTCCTGCCTGATGAAGTTCCGCTCCTGCGCGAGCGCCTTCATGCCTGGGAGAACATTCCTGGAGAAACCGCAGGCGTGGAGCGTCTTGCCGCCTGGCTGGAGTCTGGTGATTCGGGGGACTTCATTCCGTTCATGGAGGAAGAGTTTGCCCCTCCGGAAGACGATCCTTGGACGGGCACGCCCAAGAAGCTGCTGCTCATGCGTGTGGATTTTTCCGACCTCACCGGCGCTCGCGAAACCCATGCGGCCCTGGTGGACAAGCTGGACAACAGCATCTCGCCTCTCATCGAAGAGATGTCCTATGGCAAAACCCGGCTCATCACCACCGTCACCACCGAGGTCATCCGCATGCCGGAACCCAGCACCTACTATGCCGAGGAACAGGCTGCCGGGAACAATCCCAGCCAGCAGATCATGAATTCCGCCGAGGCGGCTGCGCGAGACCTGGGATACGACGTGGATGACTATGCCCTTTGGTGCGTGCAGTTCAAGGGCATTGGCCTGCCATATGGCGGTCTGGGCGGCATCGGAGGCAAGCGGTCGTGGATCCAGTCCAGCGGCTTCAATGTCTTTGTTCACGAATTTGGCCACAATTATGGCCTTGGCCACGCCAGCCGCTGGCTGCCGGATCCGGAGGATGGGCCACTGGGAGAAGGAGGAACCAGTGTCGAATACGGCAGCGGCTCCAGCATGATGGGTGGCGGGCCTTATCCCACCGGCCATTTTGATGCCCAGTCCAAAGCGTTTCTAAACTGGCTGGATGCCACCCAGTGGCAAAACGTCACCACCAGCGGCCGCTACCGCCTCTGGCGGGCGGATGACCCCCGCTCGCCACTGCCCGGACATCTCGGGGGCTTGCGAATCCCGCGCCCGGATGCGGCGGGAGATTTCCTCTGGCTCAGCTACAAACGCAACATCCCCGGCAGGCGACGCCTGGCGCGCGGCGTGTCGGTGCTGTGGGAAAAATTAGACTCTCCCCGGCGCACCTGGATCATCCGTGCCGGGCGGCCTGGCTCCTTTCCGGAAGATGATTATGAGCTTCCTGTCGGGCAGACTTTCAGCGATGGCAGCGGCGTCCACATCACCCCCGTGGAGCGCGGCGGCACAGCACCCTGGCAATGGGTGGATGTGGAGGTCCGGCTGGGGGCGGCCTCCGGCAACCAGGCCCCCCTGGCTTTCTGGAGCCGTGTGCCCTCCGGGGAAGTGCAGCCATTTCAAACCCTCCGCCTGGATGTCCAGGCCCTGGACCCGGATGGCGACGCGCTGGCCTATCATTGGGATGTCGGCGACGGCAGCGAGGTCAGCTACAATGGCCCTTCGCTGATCCATACCTATGAAACCGGCGGCTTGTACGAAGTGAGCGTCCAAATTTCCGACATGCGCGGCGGCAGCACGACCCTCACTCATGTGATTGACGCAGGTTCGGCCTCCTCCGCCTGGACCAAGCGCAGCAGCGGCACCACGGCCCAGTTAAATGCCATCACTGCTTCCACCACCCGCGCCGTGGCGGTCAGCGCCACCGGTCACATCGTCCATTCGATCAACGGCACAGACTGGACCGCCTACGATCTGAAAGCCGCGCTCGGTACTCACACGCTGGACTTCCGCGAAGTCCTTTCGGACGGCAGCCAGTTCGTCGCCGTCGGCCGCGAGCGCCTGGAATCCGGCGGTTCCTTCGAAGGTTGCATCTTCCATTCCCCAGATGGCCTCACCTGGACCCGGGTTTATTGGGGTGGCTCCATCCTTCAACGTGTGGCCTATGGTGACGGCACCTGGGTGGTCTCGGGGGAAAATTCCACCATGCTCACCTCCACCGATGGCCTATCCTGGTCCGCGGTTTCCTTCCCGGAAACGGACCACATCCAGGCCCTGGCCTACGGTAACGGGCGATGGCTGGCCATGGCCGACAGCAGTGGCCGGCGCACCTGGGCCCACACCTCCACCGATCTGCAAACCTGGACCGAACTCACCTGGGCGGAAACCCTCTCCAACAACCAGATCGTGCGGCCCGTCCGCTGGATGGACGGGGAGTTTTATTTGGGCGGTTTTGCCGTCGGGCTGCGGTCCGTGAGCGCCGATGCCCAGACCCTGGATGAAACCCAGCTCCTCTCCGGCATGAGCGTCAGCGACATGGTCATGGTCGGCGGCATCCGCTACGTGGCGGGAAACATCACTGAAGACGATACCGACCGCGGCCACGTCCACCTTTCCGTCACCGGCCAGGAATGGCAGCGCATCCCTCTTGCCAATGCGCAGCTCATCCGTGGTATCACGCTTCTGAACAACCGCCTCATCACCGTCGGAAATGCCGGGGAAATCTGGCAGTCCGGCTTTCTCTCCGCCCCCGCCGCCAGTGGCTGGCATTTGTGGAAGACGGAGAATAAAAGTTTGTTAGGCGCTGAAGATGACCCCCTGGAGATCCCGCCGGGAAGTTCGTATTCCAATCTCTTCCACTATGCCGTGGGCAATGCCCCCGGCAGCTCCGCCAATGCCCGTCTCCCCTTTGCCTCCGCCGATCCCAACGGCAGGCTCAAGCTCGCCCTTCCCCGCAGCAGCATCCGCCCGGACATTCAGTATCGCGTCCTGCGTTCCACCAATTTGCAAACCTGGAGCAGCACCGGCATCGAGACTCTGGTGGATTCCCCGGATCTCCTGGAAGTCCGCAGCAGCTCCCCTGCTTTCCAAGGCCGCGAGTTCCTGCGCTTTGAAGTGGAGCTGGATCCGTGA
- a CDS encoding VCBS repeat-containing protein — protein sequence MLRPFLALLICTSVCLAQPSLPPGTLPLPSAAKNGRGPLALDNLHHHLLGSAFVHGGKGADLFLAGSGGPQMTYLCRWLDTAENGAPVFAPPVPVKSPFVRGIVFQSSDKTVHGLWIDKEEMIHTLFDLEALEFKETKRLKLPKELKSPASIAVLANADGSYDVAFEMSHEAKVYSGKNSTEEWRPFNSSGIAQGELRYKYLYGAHLPSLLKGPLTDLKQITQTRQEVFFAMHRMTAVNLGKGHERDLITGSRQGILVHYHNQAEMGFQLEKKRMCAGPDGIALRHPSISTSVCAYPNAEGLSDLIAGGEGAIYFYRFTGKFTSNGAPVYEEPVEAIQEKANLYAGTLPSPTTVDWNGDGVLDIVVGNSEGFVLFFENIGSNDEPRFLPATRIQAGGRDIQVQAGYSGSLQGIQEARWGYLSPNVADWNGDGLPDIITGDISGDYLVYMNRGSKKEPSLEAARPIYCDGIDLRGMWRARPAVGKIGDRMALAIVDGQDQFHLYWRIDDYNVEDGGKLLQENGKPIGASGGVGGRSGRCKLDFFDWNEDGKMDFVIGTARTNSIPDQKTGLPMPFIGEKTLGTPLLMLNTGTAEKPRFARPVPFRDENDAIVQPGGAHETGAVGTMLGKDGPNLLVCSETGRLYLLPGKKLKTH from the coding sequence ATGCTCCGTCCTTTTCTTGCTCTCCTCATTTGCACGTCGGTCTGTCTGGCGCAGCCCTCGCTGCCGCCGGGCACCCTACCGCTTCCGTCGGCGGCGAAGAACGGCCGGGGGCCGCTGGCGCTGGACAATCTGCATCATCATTTGTTAGGCTCGGCTTTTGTTCATGGAGGCAAAGGCGCGGATCTGTTCCTGGCGGGCAGTGGCGGGCCGCAGATGACGTATCTGTGCCGCTGGCTGGACACGGCGGAAAATGGAGCGCCGGTCTTTGCGCCACCGGTGCCGGTGAAGAGCCCCTTTGTCCGGGGCATTGTTTTTCAAAGTTCTGACAAGACAGTGCATGGCCTGTGGATTGACAAGGAGGAGATGATCCACACTCTGTTTGATCTGGAGGCCCTGGAGTTCAAGGAGACTAAGCGCCTGAAGCTGCCGAAGGAGCTGAAAAGTCCGGCCAGCATCGCCGTGCTGGCCAATGCTGACGGCAGTTACGATGTAGCTTTTGAAATGTCGCATGAGGCCAAAGTCTATAGCGGCAAGAACAGCACGGAAGAGTGGCGGCCCTTCAACTCGTCCGGCATCGCCCAGGGGGAACTGCGCTACAAGTATCTGTATGGTGCGCACCTGCCTTCCCTGCTGAAAGGCCCGCTGACGGACCTGAAGCAGATCACTCAGACACGGCAGGAAGTGTTCTTTGCCATGCACCGGATGACGGCGGTGAACCTGGGCAAGGGTCATGAAAGAGATCTCATTACCGGCTCCCGGCAGGGCATCCTGGTGCATTATCACAACCAGGCAGAGATGGGTTTCCAACTGGAGAAAAAGCGGATGTGCGCTGGCCCGGACGGTATCGCGCTGCGCCACCCCAGCATCAGCACCAGCGTGTGCGCGTATCCCAATGCGGAGGGGCTTTCGGACCTCATCGCCGGGGGTGAAGGGGCGATCTACTTTTACCGCTTCACGGGCAAGTTTACGTCCAATGGCGCGCCCGTTTATGAAGAGCCAGTGGAGGCCATTCAGGAGAAAGCCAATCTCTATGCCGGCACTCTGCCCAGCCCGACAACGGTGGACTGGAACGGCGACGGTGTGCTGGACATCGTGGTGGGGAATTCGGAAGGGTTTGTGCTGTTTTTTGAAAACATTGGCAGCAATGACGAGCCGCGTTTTCTCCCGGCCACCCGCATCCAGGCAGGCGGGCGCGACATCCAGGTGCAGGCAGGCTATTCCGGAAGTTTGCAGGGTATTCAGGAAGCGCGCTGGGGTTACCTTTCCCCCAACGTGGCGGACTGGAATGGTGATGGCCTGCCTGATATCATCACGGGAGACATCTCGGGGGATTATCTGGTTTATATGAACCGGGGCAGCAAAAAAGAGCCGAGTTTGGAGGCTGCGCGGCCGATTTATTGTGACGGCATTGACCTGCGCGGCATGTGGCGGGCGCGCCCGGCGGTGGGAAAAATCGGTGACCGCATGGCGCTGGCCATCGTGGATGGTCAGGACCAGTTTCACCTCTACTGGCGGATTGATGACTACAACGTGGAGGACGGCGGCAAACTGCTCCAGGAAAACGGCAAACCCATTGGTGCCAGCGGCGGAGTCGGTGGCCGCAGCGGACGCTGTAAGCTGGACTTCTTCGACTGGAATGAGGACGGCAAGATGGATTTTGTCATCGGCACCGCGAGGACCAATTCCATCCCGGACCAGAAAACCGGTCTGCCGATGCCGTTCATTGGCGAGAAAACCCTGGGCACGCCGTTGCTGATGCTGAACACCGGCACGGCGGAAAAGCCCCGCTTCGCCCGGCCCGTCCCCTTCCGTGATGAAAACGATGCCATTGTCCAGCCAGGCGGCGCCCATGAGACGGGCGCGGTCGGCACAATGCTGGGCAAAGACGGCCCCAACCTGCTGGTGTGCAGCGAAACTGGACGCCTGTATTTGCTGCCTGGCAAGAAGCTGAAAACCCACTGA